Below is a genomic region from Erigeron canadensis isolate Cc75 chromosome 7, C_canadensis_v1, whole genome shotgun sequence.
TTTGGCCCCTTCAAATTACTTGTTCAAGTTCCGCCACTTTATTATTCATCTCCAGACtccaaagttaaaaaaatatgttaatatgaaTATGATGTGTTTAAGGCAAATGGCAGAGAACAGAACCATCATTTAGCTTTGATACTCATACATTATCAGGTCGAAAGCTCCAAACAGATGAGGGAAATACTAAACTACAATTATTAGCACATCATGACTTGGTCATTACTACATAACTATCACTAGCTTGTTGTTGCCGGCTGGAATCTTTgcttaaacaataataatatcaattcCACATGCCATATTTTATTCATCAAAACTTGGAATGAGacactttaatttatataaatttgagCATATTTCTGTTGTTTAGGCACACTAACTATGGCTGATTTCCAGGGATATTTGTTCCTAATTATCTTATGGCTGATTTCCACTATCTTCATTCGGGTGATATTCAAATCTACTCGTTCTAAACATAATCTTCCACCCAGCCCTTTTGCCCTTCCTGTTATTGGACATCTCCATCTCCTTGCTCCGATACCTCACCAAGCTTTTCACAAGATTTCTCTCCGATATGGTGGAGTTTTTCGTGTCATTCTGGGTTCTGTACCTTGTGTTGTTGCTTGTTCACCAGAAATGGCAAAAGAATTCcttaaaacatatgaaaatgCCTATTTAGATAGGCCCCAAAACTCAGCTGTAGCGTATCTAACTTATGGATCAAAAGACTTTTCTTTTGCTCCATACGGATCCTATTGGAAGTTTATGAAGAAAATAGTCATGTCACAGCTCTTAAATGGTACAACACTTGACCTACTCCTTCCAGTTAGGCACAATGAAATTAATCGTTTTATGAAATCCTTATCTCAAAAGGCCAAAGTTGGGAAAGCAGTTGATCTTGATGGGGAGCTTGTGAAGATGTCAAACAATGTGATATCAAGAATGCTTATGAGTGAAAGGTGTTCAGAGAATGAGGATGATGCAGGGGAAATGAAGAAATTGGTTACAGAAATAGCTGAGATTACAGGTAAATTTAACCTATCGGACTACATCTGGATCTTTAAGAATCTAGATGTGCAGGGCTTTGGAAAAAGATTGAAGGATATTCGTAGAAGATTTGATGAATTGATTGAGAGGATCATGAAAGAACATGAAGATGCAAGAAAGCAGAATTCAGGTGTAACGAAGGACTTGCTCCACATTTTACTCGATGTTGCGGAAGATGAGAGCATGGAAATTAAGTTGACTAGAGAAAACATTAAAGCCTTCATTCTGGTAACATTTTTAGATCATATCACGGTATTTTGGGGTCTCTATGATAACATACTAACTTATCAATTTGTAATTTCAGGATATATTTGCAGCAGGAACAGATACTTCTGCAATTACAATAGAATGGGCTTTATCAGAACTCATCAATCATCCAAACATAATGAAAAGAGCAAGAGAAGAAATTGATGAGGTTGTTGGGAAAACCAGACTTTTGCAAGAGTCGGACATACCAAACCTTCCCTACCTCCAAGCAATTGTCAAGGAAACATTGCGGCTCCATTCCACGGGCCCAATGATTGTAAGGCAATCAACAGAAGACTGCACAGTCGGAGGTTACCATATTCCAGCAAACACTacaatttttgttaatatttggGCTCTCGGTAGAGACCCAAAACATTGGGAAAACCCCCTTGAATTTAGGCCTGAAAGATTCGAACAGAACAACTTGGATGTTAGGGGACAACACTTTCACATGATACCATTTGGGAGTGGGAGGAGGATGTGTCCTGGGACGACACTAGCATTGCAGGTGATACAAACAACGGTTGGTGCCATGATTCAGTGCTTTGACTGGAAGGCCGGGAAAGATGGGAATCTCACTAGCGttgatatggaagaaggagttGGCATCACACTTCCTAGAAAAAACCCTTTGGTTTGTATTCCTGTTGCCCGACTAGATCCAATCCCATTTTCGGTGTAACGTGTCATAGATCAAACTCCATTCACATTAATTAGTTTTCATATTGATAGGGTTTAGCTTCCATTgtttatgtaatgaaaaatgattgatGTGTCTAAAATGTTAAGCCTAAAGACTAAAGTTGTACCTaaaaagatgatgttaacacATGGCATAATCAATTACATAGACATATTTTTTAGACCTGTAAAATTGGCACATCTATCATTACTCATATGTAATTTTCACATGATTTGTACCACTTTTCATAAATCTAAACTGGACTCAGGAAAAAACAAGTAATCATGACAGATTGATCACAAAGCGACACAGACAGTTTGCACATTGATGTTTTTAGTGAACCACACGTAAGGATAGCAATGGCTATAAACAAGTAAATGACTAAGCTGCACTCTAATTGTGTATTAATTAAACAGTTAACCGTAAGCATAGCAAAGTATATGACTAAATCAATTAGACTTAAATGCACTCTAATTGTATTTTGATTCAACAGTTTACGTAGATATTTCTTGTCTGTCCCACTATTGTTAACTTTGGCCCATATGATACTTTTCG
It encodes:
- the LOC122608602 gene encoding cytochrome P450 93A3-like; its protein translation is MADFQGYLFLIILWLISTIFIRVIFKSTRSKHNLPPSPFALPVIGHLHLLAPIPHQAFHKISLRYGGVFRVILGSVPCVVACSPEMAKEFLKTYENAYLDRPQNSAVAYLTYGSKDFSFAPYGSYWKFMKKIVMSQLLNGTTLDLLLPVRHNEINRFMKSLSQKAKVGKAVDLDGELVKMSNNVISRMLMSERCSENEDDAGEMKKLVTEIAEITGKFNLSDYIWIFKNLDVQGFGKRLKDIRRRFDELIERIMKEHEDARKQNSGVTKDLLHILLDVAEDESMEIKLTRENIKAFILDIFAAGTDTSAITIEWALSELINHPNIMKRAREEIDEVVGKTRLLQESDIPNLPYLQAIVKETLRLHSTGPMIVRQSTEDCTVGGYHIPANTTIFVNIWALGRDPKHWENPLEFRPERFEQNNLDVRGQHFHMIPFGSGRRMCPGTTLALQVIQTTVGAMIQCFDWKAGKDGNLTSVDMEEGVGITLPRKNPLVCIPVARLDPIPFSV